The Ignicoccus hospitalis KIN4/I genome includes the window TCAACGTCCTTCGAGGCTAACATGTTAGCTATAGAAAGGGTAGCGAACATGGCGTTGAGGTCCGCGTCCTCGGGCCTCTTGAGCCCGAACTCCACGGCCGCCTTCAGCAGCTCCTCCTTACCTATAATAGGAGTGTTTATCCCCACCTTCCCGAGGTCGTCGTCCACGTCAACCGTTACTACCAATATTTTCTTGACCATCGCCCTCCACCATCATTAAGGCTTGCAGCTCCTCGAAGGTCAGCGGTTCGCCCCGCTCCATCTTCTCCTTCGCCCTCTTGGCGAGCTCGCTTAGCAAGGCCTCACCCTTGTTCTTCGCCGCCATTGCCTCTCCCTTCTTTATCTCTTCTACCAGTTTCCTCTTTTCCTCCCGGAGTTGGGAGAGCTTGAGGTCTATCTCCTCGACCTTCTTAGAGTATTCGTCTATCTTCGCTTTCAGTTCGTCTATCTTTCCGTTCAGCCTGTCCACCTCCTCTCTGACGTTACTTATCCTACCGTCCACCTCGCTGATCTTGTTGGAGATCTCGTTTATGTTCTCGTTGTAGCTCTTAATTAGGAGCCTGAGCCTGGCGAGCTCTGCCCTAAGCTCTATTAACTTCTTCTTCGCCTCTTCGACTTTGGTGAGCCTCTCCAAGGCCTCCTCCAACCTGGCTATCTCCCTAACTATCTCCTCTTCCTCCTCCCTCGTCAACACGTTGGTCTGGAGCCTCCACTCCAGCTGCTGTATTCTCCTCCTCAAGGAGTTGGGGGAAGGGCCCCTCTTGCCTTGCTCTACTATGGACTTGAGCTTCTTCAGCTCCTCCAGAACTTGGTTCAGCTTTTGTTTCGCCTCCCTGCGGGACTCCTTGAGCTGCCTCAGCTCCTCCACTAGCTTCGCCCTCTCCGCCCTGAGCTCCCTCAGCCTCTCCACCTCTGCCCTCTTCTTTTCTATGAGCGCCTTCCTCTGAGCCCTCAACTCCTTTATCTTTGTAATTAACTCGGCTCTCTCCTTCCTTAGCTCCTCTATTTCCGCGTTTATTTCGTCTAACTTGACCTCGAGGGCGTTGGACCTCATGATTCACAACCTCGCGGAAGGCTCCTCCGTTGCGTAGTCCTCTCCTCCCGCCAGAGCGCGCTGCACCGCGGCGTATATATTGTCAAGCCCTTCTTCGGTTAGAGAAGACGCGAAGAGCACCTCGCCCAACCCGGCCTCCTCTAGAGCTTCTACCACCCTCGCGAGCGCGGGGGGAGCGTCTCCCAAGCTCATCGCCAAGGACCCCAAGTCCTCCAACCAAGAATCTATTACGTTTATAATTTCCTCGCTCAATAAATCGGACTTGCTTATGACGTGTATCAGCGGAACCTTCATTCTGGCCGTCACGCTCAGGCCCAGCAGCAGCGCGGAGGTGAAGGAGTAGGGATCCGCGGAACCCTCGCTTATGAAGAGCGAAGGGTCTATTAGGTAAACTAGGACTGCCTTGTCGTTAGCAGTTATCTTTTTGAATAGCTCCAGCGTACTCTTCCTATACGCGAAGAGCTCCAGCTGTCCGGGCGTGTCCACTATTACGTAATTGCTCTCGGTCTCCTCTATGCTCGCCCTGAGCTGGTCCGCATAAAGGAGCATCAAGTCCACGGACTTGACCAAGGCTCCGTTAGGCCCCAGCCCCTCCTTCAAGAGCTCTTTGTAATTGACGTACTCCCGCACGTCTACGTCCGGAGCGTAGGGGAGGACCTCCACGGCGGGGTCCAAGTTAACCCTGCAAGCGCTCATCTCGTGGTCCTCTATCCAGTCGCCCAACGTCTTGGTCATGCTAGTCTTTCCAGAGCCCGCGGTCCCTACCAAGTAAACGAAGTACATGACGTCGCGTCCGCGCTCGCTCCTACACAAACCTTTAATCTATTGGTTGCCTACCCGTCCTTAGAGAGTCATGACGTCGCTTACGGCTAAGGACATTATGAGGAAAGTTTTCCCGGTTGCCGACCCGGAGGAGCCGGTCTTAGAGGCCGCGAAGAAGATGGTAGAGCACGAGTACGGCGCGGTGTTGATACTCTCAGACGACGGCACCTTGAGCGGGATAATGACCGAGAGGGACGTGCTTAGGGCGGTTGCAGAGGGGAAGGACATAGCGCAAATACCGGTCAAGGACTTGATGAAGAAAACCACCGTCGTGGTACACAAGGACGTTCCAGTAAGGCTCGTCTTGCAGCTGTTCGGCGCGTACAAAGTTAGGAGGATGCCGGTGACGGACGACGACGGGAGGGTCATAGGAGTTATAAGCTCCACGGACGTGGTTTACGAGGCCATACCCAAGGTCCTCCACCCCCTCGCGGGCAGGATAGGGGACGCCATGAAGCCCGCGGAGGAAGTGGAGGACAGCGTGCCCAGCGCCGCTAGGTACTTCGCCTCGAAGAAGGTGGACGGCGCGCTGGCCGGGGGCAAGCTCATATCCGAGAGGAGCGTCATAAGGGCCTTGCTGGACTCCACCAAGCCCAGCGAGAGGGCCGAGCGGGTCATCTACGTCCCGCCGGAGATGAACTTGAGGAACGCCTCTATACTCATGAAGCTGAACAAGATAAGGTTCGTGATGAACGACAACAACTACGCGTTTACGAGGGACATAGCAATAGCCGCGACGGAGAGGGCCGAGTTCACTATGAAGAGTTACATACTGATAAAGACTAAGCCGGGCTTCGAAAAGGAAATCGCAGAGAAGGCCTCCTCTTTGAAGAGCAACATAGTTAGCATAGAGTACGTCGCGGGCCCCTACGACTTGGTGTTGACGGCGCTAACCGGCCCCCAAGAGGAGGTGAAGGACTTGCTCATCCCCCTCTTAAGGGACAAGGAGCAAGTGGTTGACACTTTAACCCTTGTTGTCCTAGGGGAAAAGTACTTAGGAGGGAGCGGAGAATAAAGGACATTGAGGAAAGGGTGCTAAAGGATGGCTGAGGTCCTCGCTTTCGACAGCTCAGAGAAGCTTAAGGAGTACATCGAAAAGTTGAAGGATGAGCTCGAGGAGAGGGAAATGGTCGTCAAGAAGCTTATTGAGAGCTACGAAGAGGAGGTGGCAGAGCTCGAGGTGCTCAAGAAGATGGGGGCGAGCATACAAGAGGGGGACGCGACCTTAAAGCTCTCAATAGAGGGGGTACCCCTCTACATAAGGCCTAACCCCCTGAAAGTTTACAACTTGTTAACAAAAGCCATGAGCGAGATAAACGAGCTTAAGAACGCGATATCCGTGCTGGAGAGCATAGCGGAAAAGCTCAAGGAGTTGCCGGGCTTCGCGGTAGTGATAGAGATTAAGGGAGGGAAGCCCGTGGCCGCTTACATGGACAGGATAAAGGGCGGTAAGGAAGAGAAATAAAAGGGTTAGAAGAGCTCGTAGCTCAAGTTCTCAGCTATCTTGGAGGGGTCCAAGCCAAGCTTTTTACCAGTCATTATCGTGGCTACGTCCCTCGCGTCGAGCCTCAGCAATATCAGTAAGGCTAACAAGACGGCCACCCTGAAGGGGTAGCCCGAGAAGGCCGCTAGGGCCCTCTTGCGCTGAACCCTCATGGCGTTAACCCTAACCTTGGCTAGAGCCTCGTACGGGTCCTCGGGGACGCCCTCGCCGTAAGGGGTCCTCCGGAGCAGCGGGACCACCTCGTCCGGCTTGGCTTGGACCAAGGCCCTCACGAGGTCTTGGTCGCACGCCGGCGGCTCCGCGGGCAGCT containing:
- a CDS encoding CBS domain-containing protein, with translation MRKVFPVADPEEPVLEAAKKMVEHEYGAVLILSDDGTLSGIMTERDVLRAVAEGKDIAQIPVKDLMKKTTVVVHKDVPVRLVLQLFGAYKVRRMPVTDDDGRVIGVISSTDVVYEAIPKVLHPLAGRIGDAMKPAEEVEDSVPSAARYFASKKVDGALAGGKLISERSVIRALLDSTKPSERAERVIYVPPEMNLRNASILMKLNKIRFVMNDNNYAFTRDIAIAATERAEFTMKSYILIKTKPGFEKEIAEKASSLKSNIVSIEYVAGPYDLVLTALTGPQEEVKDLLIPLLRDKEQVVDTLTLVVLGEKYLGGSGE
- a CDS encoding ATP/GTP-binding protein, translated to MYFVYLVGTAGSGKTSMTKTLGDWIEDHEMSACRVNLDPAVEVLPYAPDVDVREYVNYKELLKEGLGPNGALVKSVDLMLLYADQLRASIEETESNYVIVDTPGQLELFAYRKSTLELFKKITANDKAVLVYLIDPSLFISEGSADPYSFTSALLLGLSVTARMKVPLIHVISKSDLLSEEIINVIDSWLEDLGSLAMSLGDAPPALARVVEALEEAGLGEVLFASSLTEEGLDNIYAAVQRALAGGEDYATEEPSARL
- a CDS encoding coiled-coil protein, which produces MRSNALEVKLDEINAEIEELRKERAELITKIKELRAQRKALIEKKRAEVERLRELRAERAKLVEELRQLKESRREAKQKLNQVLEELKKLKSIVEQGKRGPSPNSLRRRIQQLEWRLQTNVLTREEEEEIVREIARLEEALERLTKVEEAKKKLIELRAELARLRLLIKSYNENINEISNKISEVDGRISNVREEVDRLNGKIDELKAKIDEYSKKVEEIDLKLSQLREEKRKLVEEIKKGEAMAAKNKGEALLSELAKRAKEKMERGEPLTFEELQALMMVEGDGQENIGSNG